Part of the Vespa velutina chromosome 7, iVesVel2.1, whole genome shotgun sequence genome, atttttttgcaTCCAACTTCACACTTAAGCTGCATAACCATTATATGTTTTGAGAGCTGATATAGTAAGGCTTGTGTGTGAAAAAGTCCAATTGATTTTACGCAGTAGTTTTTGGTTGGTGCTCTTTTAAATATGGAGAGCAATAAGCAGCATTTTCGTCATATTCTACTTTTTTACtatagaaaaggtaaaaatgcTGTTCAAACCAGAAAGAAATTAACCGATGTGTAGGGAAAAGATGTGTTGACAGTACGTCAGTGTCAGAACTGGTTTGCAAAATTTCGATCCAGCAATTTTGATGTCGAAGATGCACCACGTTCTGGAAGGCCGGTTAAAGTTGATAAAGACACGATAAAGGCATTAGTTGATGCAAACCGGCGAATAACAACACGTGAGATCGGTGAGaggttaaatttattaaattcaactGTTTATGACCACTTGAAAGGTCTGGGTTTAACCTCGAAGCTCGATATATGGGTTCCCCATGTTCTGACGGAGAAAAATTTGTGTCATTGCGTTAACGTCTGTGATTCGCTTCTCAAACGTCATGGAAATGATCCATTTTTGAAGCACATCATTACTTGGGACGAAAAATAGTTTGTATATAACAATGTCAAACGCAAGAAATTAAGGAACAAAAATGATGAACCGGCTCAAAGCATTTCCAAAGTAAATATCCATCAAAAAAGGTAATGCTGTCTGTTTGGTGGGATTTTAAaggaatcgttttttttttgagattttaCCGGATAACACAATAATTAATTCGGAAGTCTACTGTCATCAGCTGGACAAACTGAATAGTGCACTTcaacagaaaaggaaagaattaatCAACAGAAAAGGTGTAGTGTTCCATCAAGATAATGCGAGACCTCATACAAGTTTGGTTTCTCGCCAAAAGCTTTTACAGCTTGAATGGGATACAATGCCATACCCACCATATTCTCCAGATCTGGCAccttcaaattattatttgttccggtcactgcaaaattttttagacAGTAAAACCTTCACTTCAAATAAGGAGGTCAAAAATCATCTCGATCAGTTTTTTGCCAGCAAAGACCAAAAATTTTATGAGCGTGGAATCATGCTACTACCAGAAAGATGGCAAAAGGTATTGGACCAGAATggccaatatataatttaataaaatatttgttcattatatgaaaattgtctttcattttcacaaaaaaaaaaaaaaacgaaattactttccgaACAACCCATTATATCaccattggaaatatttacCCTTGGGAACCTATTGGATATTAACTAACAAAACGCATAGATAAAAACATGTGGCACCTTTGTCTGGGCCTAGGCATTCTTAGTAAAATATCTGGTTTTTGATAATATGTCAATCCgaccaataaataaataacgaaagtagACGCCTAGGCGCGATAAGCCAAGAGTTATCTCAACTAAAATTGAGTCTGAAACTATCTGAATAAAGGGGGCACACAcggaatgtttaaacattccaaCGAACTATCTTCGACCAATGGGCAtttattctttccctttccataTTTTAACTCCGCTCTTTTTATTCACTTTCCTAATATCATTTCAGTCTGCGTGGATAGTTCTAAAGACGTCAAAAGGACAGTCAAGTTAAATCTTTCAGACTCACAACTTCTAAGCTCTCAAGCTTCCTTCAGAAGCAACCAGTATAACTAACTTCACATCATATACGAAACACACAAACAATTGTAACTCATTTAATCAAAAATACGGTGAGATTTACATAGCGCGCATCATTTAATATCGCGCATTTACTTCTTAATATCTCGCGGCATGTTCTAAAAGAACGCGCATAAATTAATTTGCAGGAACGCAGTAAGCGGTATTTTGCTGACGGTCTATAACGGTATCCTAACCTAGTGCCGCCGCCCTTATTCATCGCGACTAGAAGATTTATAGCTTAGACAATAAGGACGAGATGGGGGACATTTCCTCTGTGTCGAATCGACTGTCATCACTGGTCCGGTGCGAGACGCGCATCTAAAATTGCTCTCGtatacaataacaacaataaataaGTACCTTGAGTGGATAGCTTATTTCTCAAGTAGGTAACTGTTGGATTTCTCAATTGGCAGTTACATCCGTGAAGTTTGTGAGTAATGTCTTATATGTACTGAATGCTTATCAGATATGATGATCTCGTTGAGCTGTCTGTCGCAAATATTACAGGTCTTTCTTAGGTCACAATAAAATCGCACTAGAGTAAAGGCTATCTGAAGAATTCATGATATGACAATCtagatttcaatttttcatttggcCTTATTGTATTTTTGTGGTAAAATTATCCAAGTCTTATTTGTACAAGATGGGTTTTTCATAACGATATAGTGTCGAATGTCGTGATATGGTTTTTAACAGCAAACGTTTCGTGACCTGCGAGTATCGACTCAGCACAACCTAAAAGTCGGATCACTTGTTGGGTTGTCAAATAAGCGATATCTGACTCCTTATAGATAGTTTTGTTGTCGATGAGCCGTAGGGAAGAAATAGGTGTTTGTGTAGGAATTCATTTCCCAGGTTGACATCTGGGAAATGAATTCATAACTTGGTTGACATCTGCTATTAGGAAAGTCCATTTGAAAGGTTACCTGAAGCTCAGGTCTAGAAGTGGTTTTTCTACAGTACGTCTCCTAGTTTGATTTGTTGCATAAAAGATCTTGTTTTTGGTCCTGGAGCGTCTAGCGGAGTTATAACGTAATGCCGACACACGGCAGCGTTGTTCACCAGGAAACGcattctgttttttttatgGGAATGAAGTGCTTTAGTTTAGAATCGGGAAGTTATCTCTCACAGAATACCGTCTTTTTTCAACCACTCTATCCTTTACCTTCAGTCACTTTAAAAACTGCTGGAAAATTGATGGTATATAATGGAgtgctcttttcttttttttctctctttatctgttCGACAATCACATTTCTATactcaatttttcttcttcgataggAACTTTTTAACTAAGCTAGGACATCAGgatttctatcttctcttcctagagtattctctttttcaactATGATTGCTACGATTAAATAGAGACCGGTAGAATTTCTTTCTAAGGAAAAGATCTTGAAATAGACGCGGTAACTCAGTGAATGTATAATGGTGTTGCGTATCTTCTCCAATAACACGCATGTATTGTTccatgtaataatattttcagacAAATCTGATATAATCAGCATGGTACTTTCTGCTGAATTTAGAAatgatgagaaataaaatattacaaaaactTATCGATATTGAATATTGAGAcaaggaataatttttttttctaataaaaatttagataTCTCTATTTGTTATTGAAATTAAGAAGAGAACtatggcatatatatatatatatatatatatatataagcatatatataagcatatatataagaaaatattaaaagaaagaatataaatataaaagaatagaaaattaaaacttattcgtatgtatattgaaaataagatATTGGAAAGATatcataactataattattaaagcataaatatagttataattattaaagcataaataaatataaaaaatgaaaagatataaacaacaatttctttgttttattgatTGTTCAGAAAATGattctaaaattttttcttaatatgatatattttataagattccTTAAGGTTATTTATTACCCCTGGTTTTATAATGGTTTACGCTATCAATGAGAACAGGCGTAATTCTTGATTGATTTTGATGAATAAGTCGTCATTTTAAAGACGAAGATTTGATGTAGGATaaatctttttgattttcacatatacatttaaatgtgTTTGTTTTATGTCCGTAGAATAGAGATTACCTGCTTATTTGTGTGCGTAAATAGCTGATGCTCAGATTTTTTGAACATTTCCAAACGCAAAGAAATGGGTTTCACGATACACGTACGGAGAAACTATGGTAACTCATTCGATCATTTTAACTCTTTGCGGTCGTATTAAATTTAGACATGGGTATCGTACTGGTCGGAGTTAATTTCCGTTGAACGAGCAGTGATACATAATGTGCAAAATTATGAAGGATAAACAAactttagatatatatttacacaataatatattttaatgttatgtttctatataaaaattatattttataattctccATTGTATTTTTCAAAACAGTCTCCAACATGAAGTCTTGGTTTTCGACTACACGTATCGCAAAAATAATTAGTTTGGCGTCTTCCGCCATggatttttctatttgaacATATAGAACaatctttactttttatgTCTTGACAGTGCCGCAATATATGTAGTTTGTGATTAAgcctttcctctttatctGAGGACGATGGTTTTCCTGATTTTGACAATGCTCCGTCACGAAAATTACTTACAAGTTGTTCCACCAATTTTCGGACTAACATAAAATATGACATATgcgtcttattttttttttctagctgACACTTTATATAAGATGTAGCTATTGATTGCGCAAACTTCTAATCTCCAGAAGAACATTTTTCTCCACTACTTGCAAGATTTTCTCATAAAACAATATGAACTTGCTAATTGATCGGCCTTATCGACACCTCCCATATTAAGAAGCGAGAATGGCtaattacagtaattatagttaaacgcaatttttaaaatattatttggaaTTCTACGAAGAATATCCGAAGCTTGTCGATTTCTTTATGCTCAAAAGGCATCTGACTCGCTACGGTGTCTTGTATGGTGAGTAAGAAgtgatatcatttttttaaattgagtTTTTTGTTAACAATTGAAATGAGCACCGTATTGGTTCGCAAATAAGTTCTTTAGACATTCAGTTTCGtttagaaaaagtataaattgaTACATGGATGAATACAATGTAAGATTAGTATGATTCTTTGCTGTGGTGGCTGAGAGCAAACATACGAccagaacgataaaaaagctTTGGTGGCTGAGAACAGACATACGACCGCAAAAGGTTAATAAGCTTTGGCCAGATGATTCTATggcaaaaataagaaaatacatgTCCAATCGTTTACGTCAAGGGATCTGAGtttctaaaatattgttaaatttttgaaaaattcgtaattttttttaagttttatagACTAAAAAACCAAAGACTACAAACAGTGTGTAGcacattgaaaaatgtttggaTTTGTAATTTAAGAATTGTAGATTTGAAACTAAATAATACCGAtggtttttttattgtatcaatgtaaatgaaaataatgaattaatttattcctttttccttatttagtaactattattaatttagtaactatccattttattttagtaACTATCCAATCCCTTGTATCTATTTCCTTCACTGATGACTGATATGAATTTCGTGGTGATCTTTGATAGATAGGACACAGCAGAAgtataatcttatttttttttaattaataattagtgaacgtacatattatatattatttttcgttcgtttccaCATTATCCACTGAGATTTTTCCAGCCTATTTTGTTATAGTTTTCTCTGTAGGAATTCACTTCATATTATTGcaattactactactattactataataacaatacgtaatattataatatacaaataagaacattaataaaaaaataaagaagaaatagaagaatatacttataatatatatatcatgacaCATATGAAgactaatataatataataatttattgtaacaaaagaaggaaaaatttatcattttacatGCTGGTTTGACGTGCAAACTCACAATAAATTGTGTCCTTGATAATTTTTACACATGACCGCTCATTGATAAATACGTCTAATACAAATGACATATGAAAAATAGTACGAAATGTTTTTTTGCTTTCGTCCCctatcgtttctctttatcttattaccgttattatgatCGTTATGAATTTGTTTCCACACTGTTTCTTACTCATGATCAGCCGAAGCTAATTGTTTTTACTAGtatcatataaaatgtattaaacaatatttagatgtatataaataatatttaagtacatttttattattattattatattatattatattatattacattattttatattatattatattattattattatcagtaatagtagtaatagtgtaGTAACAGTCGAAGTAGTATAGAGTAGACTAGTCCTATAGGAGAAACCACGTAGAAAAAGCGTTTAGAGTTCTACTTTATAGATAGTGTGGACATGAACTCATTTAattcgtattaaaataatatataagtatttattaattatttttatgaaaatattcgacaaattcttattttttgtcgcagatttatatactaattctTATATGTGTCAATTCAATCAAAAGCTTAACGCTCGATATGATAGACGCACGGTGGGAACAGGGTTTGTATTCctaattcatattttgtccata contains:
- the LOC124950643 gene encoding histone-lysine N-methyltransferase SETMAR-like, translating into MARSSPEVLDRMHCTDVSFLEKNPIRQCQNWFAKFRSSNFDVEDAPRSGRPVKVDKDTIKALVDANRRITTREIGERLNLLNSTVYDHLKGLGLTSKLDIWVPHVLTEKNLCHCVNVCDSLLKRHGNDPFLKHIITWDEK